The Deltaproteobacteria bacterium nucleotide sequence TCATTTATTAATTGGTGGCATCAACCAAAGTTTTGAAATCTTACCTATAACATCATTGCACATTAAATTAATGGGGTTTAGTGAATTTGTTTTTTGGTGCAAAAATTTATTTGAAATAGCATTAAAAATCGCGGCACCTGTTTTAAGTAGTATCTTTCTTGTCAACTTATCCATGGGTATTTTGGGAAGGGCAGTTCCTCAGATCAATGTTTTTGTCACCAGCTTTCAAGTAACTATACTCGTTGGCTTTTTGGTTGTTTTTATATCTCTTCCACTATTTTTAAATGAAATGATTCAAATATTAGATTTGACTCACACGGAAATGTTTAAATTTATGAGGTCGTTTTAGTTATGGCAAGTGACGAAGATAACGAAAAAACAGAAGAAGCAACTGATGCTAGAAGGGAAGAGTACCGAAAGCAAGGTCAAGTCGCTCATACCAGAGAGTTAGCGACAGCTTTTTTATTATTATCAGTTTCTGGAATTCTAACACTATTTGCTCGTTTTTATCACCTGCAATTCCAAGAGCTGTTTCAAAATACCTATGGAGATAATTTGGTACAACAACTCAGATCAGGGAATTTTTTGGATATGACGGAACTTGCCGGAAGGAAAATTATCATTTTAGTTTTTCCCATTATTATTTTAGGTGCCTTGATCGGAAGCATTTCCAGCCTCATTCAAATAGGGTTTTTGAATGTGGATGACGCCCTCTCATTTAAATTTGAAAGACTGAATCCTGTCGAGGGGCTAGGAAGAATTTTTAGTCTTCGAGGCCTTATCGAAGGAATTAAATCTTTATTTAAAGTCTTATTAATAGGTCTAGTTATTTTTTTGACTTTAAGGAAAGAAGTTGCTGTTTGGCCCTACCTACAGACCTATTCCGTTAATGAATTAGTAATATACATGGGAACAATGATCACCAAACTCCTTTTTGGTATCGGAATGGTTATGTTGGTTTTAGCTGCTGGTGATTATTTTTATCAACGTTGGGATTTAGAAAAAAAAATGATGATGACCAAGCATGAAATTAAGGAAGAGACAAAGCAAAGGGAAGGGGATCCGATGATTAAGTCGCGGGTCCGTCGTATTCAAAGAGAAATGGCAAACCGTCGGATGATGGAAAAAATTCCCAAAGCTGATGTGGTGATCACGAATCCGACTCATATTGCGGTGGTACTCAAGTATGAAGATAACTTACCGGCTCCTCAGCTCATTGCTAAGGGAGCGGATCTTATCGCAGAGAAAATTAAAGCGATTGCCAAAGAACATAATATTCCAATCATCGAAAATAAACCACTCGCTAGGACCATTTTCAAAACGATGAAATTAGGTCAAGTGATTCCTCGCGAGCTTTTTGTAGCCGTCGCCGAAGTGCTATCTTATGTGTATAAATTAAGAAGAAAGGTTAAAAAATCATGAATGAATTTTTAGACCCCATTTTTCAATTTATGAAAAAATTTGAAAAGCTCACCAAGAACACAGATTTACTGATAGCTTTTGGTACATTGGCGATTTTGGCAGTCATGATTATTCCATTGCCACCTCTCCTGTTAGATATCGCTTTAACTTTTTCGTTAGCTTTAAGTATTTTGATATTGCTAGTGTCTATCTATACCAAAAGAGCTTTAGATTTTACAGCCTTTCCTAGTTTGTTATTACTCACTACCTTGTTTCGATTGTCTTTAAATGTGGCTACGACAAGGCTGGTATTGAGCCATGGCCATGAGGGTACAAAGGCGGCCGGTGATGTGATTTACTCCTTTGGAAACTTTGTGGTTGGTAATAATTATGTCATTGGATTTATCGTTTTCTTAATTCTTATTGTGATTAATTTCATCGTTATTACGAAAGGTTCTGGTCGAGTTGCTGAGGTTGCTGCCAGATTTACATTGGATGCGATGCCTGGAAAACAAATGTCGATCGATGCGGATCTAAATGCAGGGTTGATCAATGAACAGGAAGCTCGGAAACGACGAAAAGAAATTGAACAAGAAGCTGATTTTTATGGAGCCATGGATGGAGCCAGTAAGTTTGTCAGAGGTGACGCCATTGCGGGTATTATCATTATGCTTATCAATATCATTGGGGGTTTATTGATTGGTGTGATTCAGAAGAATTTGGATATTGCTACGGCTGCTAAATATTACACGATGTTGACAATAGGGGATGGTTTACTCGCTCAAATTCCGGCGCTTATTATTTCCACAGCCGCAGGTACCATTGTCACCCGATCTTCTAGCAATGACGAAAATATGGGGCATGAGGTGACGTCTCAATTATTAGGAAGCCCAAGAGCTGTCATGATTTCAGCAGGTGTTCTGTTTTTACTTGGTTTGGTTCCTGGATTGCCAACGGTACCTTTTTTCGTAATTGCACTTATTTTAATTACGACGGGCTGGGTGACTCTTAAGTACAAACAAGAATTTGCTAAGGATGAAAAGAAAAAGGAAGAGGCCTTGGCTCAGGTCCCCAAAAAAGAAAATGTGGAAACTTTACTGCCATTAGATTTGATCGAATTAGAAGTTGGATATGGTTTAATCAATGTTGTTGAGTCTAATAAGAGTGGTGA carries:
- the flhB gene encoding flagellar biosynthesis protein FlhB, whose protein sequence is MASDEDNEKTEEATDARREEYRKQGQVAHTRELATAFLLLSVSGILTLFARFYHLQFQELFQNTYGDNLVQQLRSGNFLDMTELAGRKIIILVFPIIILGALIGSISSLIQIGFLNVDDALSFKFERLNPVEGLGRIFSLRGLIEGIKSLFKVLLIGLVIFLTLRKEVAVWPYLQTYSVNELVIYMGTMITKLLFGIGMVMLVLAAGDYFYQRWDLEKKMMMTKHEIKEETKQREGDPMIKSRVRRIQREMANRRMMEKIPKADVVITNPTHIAVVLKYEDNLPAPQLIAKGADLIAEKIKAIAKEHNIPIIENKPLARTIFKTMKLGQVIPRELFVAVAEVLSYVYKLRRKVKKS
- the flhA gene encoding flagellar biosynthesis protein FlhA — its product is MNEFLDPIFQFMKKFEKLTKNTDLLIAFGTLAILAVMIIPLPPLLLDIALTFSLALSILILLVSIYTKRALDFTAFPSLLLLTTLFRLSLNVATTRLVLSHGHEGTKAAGDVIYSFGNFVVGNNYVIGFIVFLILIVINFIVITKGSGRVAEVAARFTLDAMPGKQMSIDADLNAGLINEQEARKRRKEIEQEADFYGAMDGASKFVRGDAIAGIIIMLINIIGGLLIGVIQKNLDIATAAKYYTMLTIGDGLLAQIPALIISTAAGTIVTRSSSNDENMGHEVTSQLLGSPRAVMISAGVLFLLGLVPGLPTVPFFVIALILITTGWVTLKYKQEFAKDEKKKEEALAQVPKKENVETLLPLDLIELEVGYGLINVVESNKSGDLLERIVSIRKQFALDLGIVIPSVHIRDNLQLGPGDYRVLIKGNKVGGGNLKPDYMMAMDPGNVSERIEGIPTKEPAFGLDALWITPSRKEDAEMSGYTVVDLPTVMATHLTEIIRSHAHELLGRQEASQLIENFKKTNPKVVEELIPDMLTLGSVVRVLQNLLKEQVSIRDLLTIFESLADEASKQKDIEILTESVRKALSRSITRKYSSDEGQIPVMTLDHQIEELIANSLLQTEQGVQLIMDPQSAHQLINKIATAVETHPEIAGQPILLTTPTSRRHLFKLTHRFIPQLIVLSHNELSSDANIKSIATVEMTHAS